From Mus musculus strain C57BL/6J chromosome 17, GRCm38.p6 C57BL/6J, the proteins below share one genomic window:
- the Wtap gene encoding pre-mRNA-splicing regulator WTAP isoform b (isoform b is encoded by transcript variant 2) produces MTNEEPLPKKVRLSETDFKVMARDELILRWKQYEAYVQALEGKYTDLNSNDVTGLRESEEKLKQQQQESARRENILVMRLATKEQEMQECTTQIQYLKQVQQPSVAQLRSTMVDPAINLFFLKMKGELEQTKDKLEQAQNELSAWKFTPDR; encoded by the exons ATGACCAACGAAGAACCTCTTCCTAAAAAG gTCCGACTGAGTGAAACAGACTTCAAAGTTATGGCACGGGATGAGTTAATTCTAAG ATGGAAACAATATGAAGCATATGTTCAAGCTTTGGAGGGAAAGTACACAGATCTTAATT CAAACGATGTGACTGGTTTAAGGGAATCTGAAGAAAAACTAAAGCAGCAACAGCAGGAGTCTGCACGCAGGGAGAACATTCTTGTCATGCGGCTAGCAACCAAAGAGCAGGAGATGCAAGAGTGCACC ACTCAAATCCAGTACCTCAAGCAAGTTCAGCAGCCGAGTGTGGCCCAACTGAGATCAACAATGGTAGACCCAGCAATCAACTTGTTTTTCCTAAAAATGAAAGGTGAACTGGAACAGACTAAAGACAAACTGGAACAAGCCCAAAATGAACTGAGTGCCTGGAAGTTTACGCCTGATAGGTAA